ATGGCCACGTCGGCCTTGGCGCCGGAAGCGGCCGCGATGTCGGTGACCGTGCGTTGGAGCCGTTCGTGTACGTCTTGTTGCATCGCGGGGTCCAGGGTGCGGATCGTCCCGACGAGGTCGGCGGTTTCGGGGATGATGTTGAACCGGAGTCCGCTGTGGATGGAGCCCACGCTGATCACCACGGGTGCCTTGCTGATGTCTTCCTGCCGGCTGACGATGGTTTGGAGTCCTGTAATAATTTGCGCGGCCACGACGATGGGGTCTATGCTTTGCCATGGCTGGGAGCCGTGCGCAGACTTCCCGGTGATGTGGACGTTGAACTGGTCGGCGGACGCCATAAAGGAACCGGGTTTATAAACGATGTCCCCGATGGGGATGGCGGCCTGGATGTGGAGCCCGAAGATCACGTCAACCTTAGGGTTGTCTAGGGCGCCCTGGCTGATCATCCGCGCGGCGCCCCCCGGCATCCCTGCCGGGGCGCCTTCTTCACAGGGCTGGAAGATAAACACCACGGTCCCGGGCAGCTTGTCCCGCATATTGGCCAGGATGGTGGCGACACCCAGGAGCATGGCGGTATGGGCGTCGTGTCCGCAGGCGTGCATGACGCCCACAGTTTGTCCATTGTACTCCGCGCTGTCGTGGGAGGCGAAAGGGAGGTCTACTTTTTCCGTCACCGGCAGCGCGTCCATGTCGGCCCGAAGCGCGATGACGGGGCCCGGTTTTTTGCCCTGGAGAACGGCAACCACGCCATGACCGCCGACCTCGGTATGGATGTCCATCCCGAGTTGCTGGAGGTGGTCCACCACAAAGGAGGAGGTCTTGACCTCCTGGTCGGAAAGCTCCGGGTGTTGGTGGAGCGCCCGTCTCCATTCGATCACCTGGGGAAGAAGGTTGGTCGCCTGATCACGAAGGACCTTGGTCAGGTCCTGGGCGCCCGCGGCCAGGGGCAAGCAGGCAAGGAGGAGGAGCAGTGGTTTGAGGGACATAAGGTTAATCTTTTACAAAGACATAAGGATCGTATTCTACAAAGTCCGAGGCCTTGACGGTAACACTTTTGACCTTGCCCCCCTTGATGGTAAAGGGAGTGGGGAAAATGCCGTAGGCCGGGTTGGAATAGGTCATCAGGAATTTGTCTCCGCCCATGTAGTCCAGCGTCGCGCTCAGGTCCGGGTGGTGTTCGAAACGGACGAGCAGCCCCTTGCCCCGGACGGTGATCCGGATCTTTCCGTACAAGGCATTGGAATAGCTGCCTGCAAAGGCTTCCAGGGGAAGCGCCGGACGGGCGCCGGCCCGCACCTGGGCTTTCCAGTCGTCCAGTTCTTTGAGGCGCTTTGCCTTGTCGGTACGGGCGCCTTCGAGGAACTGGGCGCTCCGGTCGGTGTAGGGGACCCCTACATAAGCGTCCAGGATCTGGTAGCGCAAGGCTTCGAAAAAGCCCTGATCGTCGTTGTTGGTCAGGATGGCGATGGCCAGGTGTTCCTCCGGTACGAAACAGGTATTGGTCACGAACCCGAAGGCGCCCCCGGTATGCCAGAAAACCTGGCGTCCGTTGTAGTCCGCCGTCAGCACACCCAGGCCGTAGAGGGCGAAGTGCATCGGGAGGACGCTGCTTTTGACTGTGCGGACGATCGTGCCCCCCATCCGCGTTTTCCGGATTACGTCCCAGCTGAATACCTGCTGGCCCCCATAGCGGCCGCTGTCCAACTGCATCTGCAACCAATGCGACAGGTCGCTGATGCAACTGACGAGGCTGCCCGCGGGGCCGAGGTTGTCGATGTGGTCAAAGGGCAGGGCCACCGGGTCCCCGAAAAAACTGGTATAAGGATGGGCCATGTCGGGGTACGAAGCCGCGCCCTCGGTGGAGGTGTGCGTATGGGTCATCCCGAGCTTGTCCAGAAAGCGTTGTTGTATGAAGTCCTCCCAGCGTTCGCCGGTCACCTTGGGGATGAGCTCCCCCGCGGTGAGGAAACAGGAGTTACAGTACCCATAGTCCTGGCGGAACTGTCCCGGCGGTTGCAGCAGCCGCATTTTGGCGATAATGGCCTCCCGGCTCAGGTTGGAATTCCAAAACGAAAAGTCCCCCTGGAACGTCTTGGTCCCGAGGTGGTGGGACAACAGGTCGCGTACGTCCAGGAGCCGGGTGGCAGTAGTGTCATAGAGCCGGAAACCCGGCATATATTTGGTCACAGGGTCGGTCAGCGATAGCTTCTTTTCTTCGTCGAGCGCTGCGATGGCGGTGCCGGTAAATAGCTTGGTATTGGAGGCGATAAAGAAAAGGGTGTGCTCGTCCACGGGCTCGTCCTTCCCCAGTTCGCGGGTGCCGTATCCCTTCATGACGACGGGTTGCCCGTCCTTGAGGATAAGGACGGCCATACCGGGTATCTGCCAGTCCTGCATGCCCCTGTGTATATACGCGTCCAGGCTGTCGCTGATAAAAGCAGGGGTCTGTGCGCGGGCGCACAGGGGCGCTGCCAGCAGCACGGCATAAAGTGAGCGTCGGAGCATAAGCAGTGTTTTGAGTTGCGGCGGCGCCGCAGGCGCCATAGGGTAAATATATACAAATCGACCGGCTAGACAAAGGCGCTCGACCCGGTGATCGATCTGCCCACGATCAGGGTATTGATCTCCTTGGTCCCCTCATAGCTGTAAATTGCCTCGGCGTCCGCTACGAAACGCGCCACGTCGTACTGGAGCAGGATCCCGTTGCCCCCCATGACCTCCCGGGCCCGGCTGACGATGTCCCGGGTGCGCAGGGTGCAGAAAACCTTGGCTAAGGAGGCGTGTTCGTCGGTGAGCTTACCCTCGTCCTGGAGCTGGGACAACCGGAAGACCATGGTTTGCATGGCCGTCAGGTTGGAGAGCATTTCCACGAGGTGGTTTTGGATGAGTTGGAAGGACGCGATGGGCCGGCCGAACTGTTTGCGCTGGCGTGTATAGGCCAGGGCGCTTTCGTAGGCGCCCCGGGCGCAGCCCACCGCTTCCCACGCGACCCCGGCCCGGGTCATGCGCAAGACTTTGGCGGTGTCCTTAAAAGTGTTGGCGTTTTGCAGCCGGTCCGACTCCTGTACCACACAGCTGCGCAGGGTGATCAGACCGTTCTGCACGATGCGCAGCGCCATTTTGTCCTCGATTTTTTCGACATCCAGCCCGGGGGTATCCTTTCTCAGGAGGAACCCCTTGACCTGTCCGTCGTCGAGGTCTTTGGCCCAGATAATGATGACGTCGGCAAAGGTGGCGTTGC
This region of Dinghuibacter silviterrae genomic DNA includes:
- a CDS encoding acyl-CoA dehydrogenase family protein, with the protein product MDEKQLHQLMKMVGGGDHKPRELPPIEGDFYHLGHTLTDDQRALQLKVRTFMENEVKPLVNRYWLKGEFPFEIIPRLAELNVCGVTYEGYGCPHLPFLMEGILAMEMARVDASIATFFGVQSGLAMGSIYLLGSEAQKQEWLPRMQKLQTIGAFGLTEPEVGSGAAGGLTTTAKRQGDGWVLNGQKKWIGNATFADVIIIWAKDLDDGQVKGFLLRKDTPGLDVEKIEDKMALRIVQNGLITLRSCVVQESDRLQNANTFKDTAKVLRMTRAGVAWEAVGCARGAYESALAYTRQRKQFGRPIASFQLIQNHLVEMLSNLTAMQTMVFRLSQLQDEGKLTDEHASLAKVFCTLRTRDIVSRAREVMGGNGILLQYDVARFVADAEAIYSYEGTKEINTLIVGRSITGSSAFV
- a CDS encoding serine hydrolase; this translates as MLRRSLYAVLLAAPLCARAQTPAFISDSLDAYIHRGMQDWQIPGMAVLILKDGQPVVMKGYGTRELGKDEPVDEHTLFFIASNTKLFTGTAIAALDEEKKLSLTDPVTKYMPGFRLYDTTATRLLDVRDLLSHHLGTKTFQGDFSFWNSNLSREAIIAKMRLLQPPGQFRQDYGYCNSCFLTAGELIPKVTGERWEDFIQQRFLDKLGMTHTHTSTEGAASYPDMAHPYTSFFGDPVALPFDHIDNLGPAGSLVSCISDLSHWLQMQLDSGRYGGQQVFSWDVIRKTRMGGTIVRTVKSSVLPMHFALYGLGVLTADYNGRQVFWHTGGAFGFVTNTCFVPEEHLAIAILTNNDDQGFFEALRYQILDAYVGVPYTDRSAQFLEGARTDKAKRLKELDDWKAQVRAGARPALPLEAFAGSYSNALYGKIRITVRGKGLLVRFEHHPDLSATLDYMGGDKFLMTYSNPAYGIFPTPFTIKGGKVKSVTVKASDFVEYDPYVFVKD
- a CDS encoding amidohydrolase; its protein translation is MSLKPLLLLLACLPLAAGAQDLTKVLRDQATNLLPQVIEWRRALHQHPELSDQEVKTSSFVVDHLQQLGMDIHTEVGGHGVVAVLQGKKPGPVIALRADMDALPVTEKVDLPFASHDSAEYNGQTVGVMHACGHDAHTAMLLGVATILANMRDKLPGTVVFIFQPCEEGAPAGMPGGAARMISQGALDNPKVDVIFGLHIQAAIPIGDIVYKPGSFMASADQFNVHITGKSAHGSQPWQSIDPIVVAAQIITGLQTIVSRQEDISKAPVVISVGSIHSGLRFNIIPETADLVGTIRTLDPAMQQDVHERLQRTVTDIAAASGAKADVAIDTKTLVTVNDSSLTYQMLPSLEKAAGADHVHLAPAGFMFAEDFSFYGQKVPAMFFFLGGLPAGADPAKAAPHHTDKFYIDDSRLDVGVLAFCQLVFDYAKLHRR